Below is a genomic region from Leptolyngbya boryana PCC 6306.
TAAGGTGTTTGGCGAGGTGCTGAAAGCCTGTTCGCAATCGGTACAGATCGATTCGAGTGCGTTGATTTTGCTGGCGGCATCCAGTGTGCCAGAAGCGGCTCGAACCGAAGCGATCGCGCTGATTCGGCAAGGAAAATCGATCAGCTATACCTTAGGGAAAGAATTAATTGAGAAATATCAGCCCGATCGCTTTCAGGAGCATCAAGCGTTGGTGCAGGCTTGGGGAACGCTCCTGCCGCCAGCCAAGGACACACCGCTTCAGTTGATTGACCAGGCGGGAAGGAGCTATACTTTTCAGAATTACCGGGATCTAAAAAAATCGTTTAAGACTTGGCAGACTGAAGCGTTTGAGGCTTCGCTGAATGAGGTCAAAACTTTGATGGCTCCGCATTGGAAGGTGCGACATCGTCCGAGCCGACAAGAGCCGTATCGCCTGGAGCTAGAGTGCTTGATCCCGAATACGCATCAGTTGTTAACGGCGAAGAATCCGCGATCGGCGCATGACTGGTGGAACAAGCAGGGACAAGCCGCAACCCAACGATTTTTGGAGCGGCAGGCAGCGGGGATCGATCGTCAGGATTCGTTGGGACTGCCTGCGGAGATTGTTCAAGACACTGCCAGCACTGAATCTATTGGAGCGATAAGTTGCCTGACTTGTGGATGGAACGACCCAAATTATTATGGGTTGCAGCCGCATGAGCTTTGGTGCGGGTATTACCGGGATACGGTGGGGCGAGATAAAGCGGATGTCATGCCGGAGCAGTGCCGGAAGTGGCATTCGGCTGATATCGATGCTTATCCGTTTCGGCACACGCTTCAGTTAGGGAATGGAAAGGTGAGTTTTCAAGGGATTGAGAAGAGGGAAGAAGTGGTTACGGTCGCGGCTGAGATTGAGGAAGTGGGGATCAGCGATCGGGAATTTGCCGTTATGCTTAGCAATGTTCCAAAATTAACATCTGCTCAACTCCTGCAACTTGACAAGACAATTCAGCACTACAAGCAAAATATTTCTGAGGGTGATTAGCTTGAGAGAGTGCGATCGCTAAGTCCATAAGGTTTCAGTTATGTTCTAATAACGAACAAAAATTTCCTATCTCCATCTGGCTCTTGAGGTTGACATAGACAAAGCAAGATGCTAGAGCGGTTAGCTGAAAGTCTTGAGCTTTTATGTTCTATTTGATACTCTTAGTCAGCCGCGTCTTAGGACTTCACTAAAAGATTCTAAAGAATTTAGACTAAAAAATCCTGACAGCATAAAATGTGCCTGGAGTTTACCAGATGTCTCCATTTATGCTCAATCGGTTGATTGCATTGTTCTTGATAATTGCTTTTCTATTGACTGTAAGCATTGCGGGGAAGCCAGTTCTAGCTTCCTCATTAAATTCTATGCCTTTAGATATTACTGGCGATCCTGACTACAGTGGGCAGAACCTCCTTTTTTCAGATAGTGATGAGTTTTACAAGAAATTGAGTTCAGCATTGAAAGATGGAAAATCTTTTAATGTTGCTACTAGTTATGATAACTACTTTGATTTTCCACTTCGTTTACAAGAGGTCTTCAGAGCAGATCCGTCATCAGTAGCAAAGATTGCCGAACATTCCATTCCAGCAACTCTTAATCCTAAACCATTGGAAACCTTTGCTTATTCAGCATTAGGCTGTGGGTTAGGAGCAGCTATTGGAGCAGCAACTTGTGGAGGGGTGGAGCTTTTAACTAATGGGAAGACAGATTTTAGTAAGTGTGAGAAACGAACAGTCGCGTTGTTTACTTTGGGAGGTTGTGCTACTGGCTTTGTTTCAACTGTAGGCAGTTACAACTACCGAGTGGAACTTGGAAAACTCACATCAGATGGATTTATAGGAGTAACTTTAACTCCTGAAATGACTACAAGGTTTTAATGACAGTTATTTGGTTGAACTTATACACAAGTAGATCTTGGAGAAGAAGATGCTTAGACAAATAACTAAAATTTTCTACGGACATCAACGATTACAGCTAAATAGCTGTAGATTCTTCTGGAATAACCCGATTTTGAAGAAAGTGTTGTCCATTTGCCTATTGATTGTTCTGGCGATTGGGTGCGCGTCTTGTGACAGCGAGGATATAAGTGATCTTCAATCTCAGATTTACTACCTTAGAAGCCAAAAAACTGACCTGGAACAAAAAATTGCTGCAAAAGAAGAAGCTTTAAGAAAACAATCTGAACAGTTGTATAGCATGGCGAAGCAGTACAACAGTATAAATGCTTATGAATTGTTTTTACAGAATGGATATAGTCTTCCCGATTTTAAAACTAAAGCAGTCAGCTATATCTATGATCTAACTAGGAAAGCTGATTTAATAGAAGGCTACCAGTACTTTCTAAAGCGATATCCCAATGCTCCTCAAGCAAAAGAGGCAAATCATCGGCTCTATGAAGTCGTTTACAAGATTGCAGAGAAGAAAAATACACTCCCCGCGTACACAACGTTTTTATCAACCTTCACGGCTGCCCCAAATGATTTAAGAGAAACAGCGCTTAATAATGCTGTTTCGTTGAAGTGTCAGGAATTGAGTCAAGAGTATCAAAAATCTATCAGCCAAAAGCAGAATGATGAAACTCTTCGAGATTTCACCGTAGAAGTTTTCCGAGAGTTCACAGTAGACAAGATAGGTCGGCGTATCTATGAAGAAGCAATCTCTAATAAAGACAAGGGAGATAATGTTTCATTTTCAGAAGATTATAATACGATCCTAAAATGCAGTCTGTTTAATAGCTCAAACACAAAATTTAGCTTATTGAGAGATGCTGAATTGTCTAAAGAGATAGAAAATATAGAAAATCAACTAAAGCAAATAAGACAAGATCTGGCGAAATCGAATGAACTAGTATTGAGTCAACTTTCTAGCATTCAGTCTGCTCAAAATTTTCAAAATAATTATGTTCAGGAAATCAGCATGATTGTTAAGGAGCAGAGCCACATTCTGAAACAAATGCAGGAGCCACTTGCATGGGATGCGAATGAAAGTGCATGGCAGAATTTTTGCAGGATAGGCATGAATGCTGCTAGCGTTTTGCCAGTTTCAGAGCTTTTTTTTGGAGGTCAGAGTAAGGCTTAAATCTAGTAATCCAACCGCATAATAGCCTAGTAGTAAGTAAAGTCTCTGCATCTAGCGGTCGAGTTCATCGCTGTTCAACCGAACGCGCCTTGTATTCACTCATGGCGAAGTAGTATTTCGAGATAGTTCTGGAATTCAACTTTATTGATGGTTCGTCTAATAATTTCATCAAATTTGGGAGTTCATAATGAATAAACCAGTTGTCTCCTTTTTCCAACTTGATAATGGGTATGGGAGAGAATTGAAACGGCTGTTTGATCAAGACGTGGCAAGTAGACTTAATCTTGAAGTGAAACCCTTTCTTTCAAAAGACGCTTCTCCATCTGATTTTTGGAATGCTTTAACATCTAGCGATTTTATAATTGTTGACAGCAGTATTGAGGAAGAAAACAATTATGCAATCGCAACTCCACTTGTATATCAAGACAATCTACTGATAGTTAGTCGAACTCCTTTACCTATAAATTATTTTGGTGTTCGTCAAGGTGGAGTACCTAAATACTTTGAAATCAAATCAAATCAATCTATTATTGAATGGCTTTTTAATCAGATAAAAGAAACGTTGTCTTCTCCTAATTGGGTCGCAAAGCAACCAACGAGCGGACTGCGGAGCGCTACTAAGATTCTTTCCATTGGTGATGGAGGACTTGAAGTTATGCGGTCTAAATTTAGAGAGGAAGGACAGATTTTTATTAGCTACCGCAGCCGTTATTTCAACGCGGTGCAGCACATTGCCGAACAAGTTAGAAAGCAAGGAAAAACGGTTTTTCTGCTTCCTCCAGGAGAACTAGTTTATGAAAATGAGCTATTAACAAAGATGCAGCATTGGCTTTTAAGTACTTTGATCGATGAAAGAGTTAAAGCTGCCCAAGAACTTTGGATTTATAACACGGAAGATTATTTGAATTCTTGGTGGACACAAGCTGAGTTAGTTACCATTGCGTATAACTTTTATCAGCGAAAGCCTGTTCCTAAAGTACGCCTCTTAAATCCTAAAAAAACTTTTAATCCAAGAAAGATTGATGAATCAGTTGTAGATGCTCCTAATAGCCTACTGCCTGTTATGAATAAACCGCAGTGGCGAAAAATGGAGCGTTTATACGCTCAAACTGATCCATCTACAATGTCACCAGAAGCTCTCTTTACTTTTGATGCAGCTAAAAGATCCTTCTTTCAGAAAATCCCATTCATCAATAGGTACATCAACGACGAGGTTTGGAGCCGGGAATTTTGGTTTCAGCCACTGTTACCTTGTGTAACTTGCAAATCAAAAGATGCACCTAAGCACATTGACATAGATAAATTTCTTAAAGTAGATGTTCCTGGACTGCATGGACTGTCAGAAGAGAACTTAGTAGAGGATACTTTATCTCAACAGCTTTTACAGCAAGGCGGAAAAATAAGTTGCCCAATGTGTAGCTCGATTTATAGACTTACACCAGATAACTCTCGCTATATTTGGGTGAGCAAAGCATCAGTTGGCAATACAAAACCTTTGATTGAGCGCCCTGTATGGCGAGTCGAGAAAGTTAATTAAAATTTTAAGCCTTTAACTTGTTTATGGATAAACTAGATGACTTAGAAAGTAAGCTCTTCAACAAAAACTACTCTGATATGTCTGAGCGTGAGTCAGAGTTGCTTTTGGAGCAATACAAGCTCTATGTGGGAATGATGGATAAGATTAGCGAGCGCCGCCACCAAGCCAATGCTTTCTTCTTGTCTGTCAACACTACTTTAGTGACGGCTCTAGCTGGCTTTATAACTCTATTCTACAAAGACAAGACTCAGAACGTTTCTATAGCTATGGCAGGGGTAGCAGGTGTAATCTTCTGCCTTACTTGGTGGAGACTAATTCGCTCATACAGCCAACTAAACACTGGGAAATTCAAGATAATTCATCTGCTTGAAGAGAAAATGCCTGCTAGATTATTTGCTGCTGAATGGGAAGCACTTAAACGTGGAGATGGCTCTAAATATACTCCATTCACCCACGTTGAAACATACATTCCACTCATTTTTGCCGGATTTTACATAGCTTTAGTCCTATATGTTCTACTTCGCTGATCCTGGAGCAGGTCTGCAAATTTATAACACTACGGTCATATTTTAGAAATTTTAGCGAACCTAGCTCACAAATTGATTAAGCGGCAATTTAAAGGCTCTACACTTTGTTCCGGCTTACTCGTCAAAAATTATTTTGGTCGTCGTGAAGACGATCGCACCTCACCCATCTCAACCGCCGTTCCACAAATTCCAAACAGTTGCCCCGCTTCGTCATACAAAGGAGCGCGATCGACCAAACTGGAATTTGAAGACTTGAGGCAGGTTAATGTAGAGTTTGGAGAAGTCCGTTACTGTCTAAACAGTTGTACAAGGTATGCGTCCGAACATTGACCCTCAGAAGATAGAACGACTGATGCAAGTCTTGGGTAGAGAGGCTCAGGGTTCAGGCTGCATTTATTTTACAGGTGGTGCGAGTGCATTACTGATCGGTTGGCGCAGTTCCACGGTTGATATCGATATTCGTCTCGATCCTGAACCCCCAGGCATCTTTCAAGAGATCGCCAAAATCAAGCAAGAACTGAACATTAATATCGAACTGGCTTCTCCGCAAGACTTCTTACCCCCGCTTCCAGGTTGGCGCGATCGCAGTCTCTTCATTGGCAAACATGGTCAAATCTCGTTTTATCACTACGATTTCACCGCCCAAGCACTTTCCAAACTCTCCAGAGGATTCGATCGTGACCTGAACGATGTTCAAGCCATGTATGAACAGAAATTATTTTCCCTAGAAGAACTACGTGCTAGCTTTGAAGCAATTGCACCCGAATTAATCCGATTCCCCGCTCTGAATCCTGATGTGCTTAGAAGCAGAGTTGATAACTTTATCGAACGGTCTGAAGGAAATTCAACGGAGGGACAATGATCAGTTTGAATGAGTTACCAGGCGCGGAGCTAATTTTATCTGGGTTGGATGATCTGCAAAATGGGAAGTCCAATACTGTTGGCTCATTGCTTGTCGCGATCGCTGCAACTCGCCTAGCCGAAGCGGGCTTAGATATTCCGAAAGAGCGTCTAGCCGTAGAGCCAGAACTTACCCTATATGCCCATCTTCAGAATGAGCGAGAGGATGCCTATCTCTACTACAACGCATTGCTGCATCGCTTAACTAGCTTTTGCAATGCAATTGAACTTTATTATCAGAACGATCTCATCTCAACCGCCGTTCCACAAATTCCGAACAGTTGACCTACTTCGTTATATAGAGGAGCGCGATCGACTAAGCACCAGCGAGGCAGACCGTCCCGTTCAAAGATTTCATCAAAATCAAGCATCTTCCCCGAATTCAAAACCGCTAAATCATGCTGCATTAGTGTTTCAGCAATTTTAGGTGGAAAAAGCTCGAAGTCGGATTTGCCGCAGATTTCTTGAATTGATCGTCCCACCAACCGAGCAAATGCTTGATTGCAGCTCACGTAGTCTCCGCCTCTTCGCTTGAGAAAGGTTGCGTATCGAGACTCTGCACCAATGTTCTTGAGTAAGCGATCGACAACCCATTTTTCTTGAAGCTCAATTTGACTTGCTAAAAGCGCCACCTCTAATTGCTTGTGCCGAGTAATGTCCCGAACCAGAATTAGCGCCTCATCTCCTGCTGTCGCTGCTCCATTCGGCTTTGCGTCAATGGCGACCACACTTTCTTCGAGGTAGTAGCGTTGTCCATCCGCACTCACGGTCTGATATTCATAGGTTTGAGGTTTGTGTAAGACAAACGATCGCTGAAGGTAAACCATGCGTCGATCGGCAGTTTCTAACCGCAAAACATCATAGATGCTTGCCCCAACTTGCTCTTTGGGAAATACGATCGCGAAATCAGGATTGCTCGAAATAATCCTGCGGTAAATGCCATCTCTGCCCACACAAATGACATGCTCAGGCAACGACTTCAACAGTGTGTTAGTTCGTCGATGATTGAGTTGTCGAAGGTGTTGAGCATGTTTGCGCCAGGTGATATCGGTGAGAGTTCCCGATAGGTAAAGCGGTTGCCCATCCTCATCAAACGCAACTTCGCCTCGACTTTTAATCCACACAAGTTGACCATCGCGGCGAAAGTAGCGGAATGCAAACTCATAAGCAGTCATGATCTGCGATCGCGTCAGCACCTCCTCGAATTGGGCGCGATCTTCTGGGTGAACAGCATTGAGAAATTCAGAATACAAGGGTAACTCTGTCTCGCCTAGCACTGAGTCAAGATTGAGTGCCCAACTCGCCTGACCTTGTACATTCAGCCGCCACAAGCTCATCTGTGACGCTTGCAGTATTTGAGTAATTTCATGTTCGATCGACAAGGTTTGATGAACACTAAAGGTCTTTGCTGCCATTAAAGGCGTGTGAAACAGGACAAAGCCAACGACTTGTTCACTCACTTCTTCCGCGATCGGCGTAATCTGCAATGAAGCCTCGATCGAGGTGCCATCTGCTGCCTGTAGATCTGCAATGCCCGTCCACGGATAGCCATTCATTAGAATCGATCGAATTTCTTCAGCAACTGTCTGGTTACAAAACAGTGCTTCAAATCCACCTAGCTTATTGATTCCCTCTAGTGAGAATCCAAACAAATGTGTAAACTCAGCCTGAACATAGACAAACGCACCATCGCTTGCCTCAACAATACTGATCATCATTGAAAATCTTACAAAAGTCGTTCTTTGTCGTTGCGTTCTCGATACCATCATTTCACTGCGTCAGATTGCAGTGAAACGTAAGTTGCTCACTCACGCCAAAACTCAGGTTTTGCGCGTTGAGGTAGAAGGTAGATTTGCCCGATTTGTCAAAGTAATCCTAGTAGAGAAACAAAGTCACCTGACTTTAATCGGGATTCTAGCGAAAGTAATGTACTTCTGCAATCAAATTTTTTCATCTATGTTCTGTCACACAGATTCAATAAGTTAACGGGGCAGAACCTTAAGTTTCAGATCGACTGGGGGAGCCATTGTAATGCCGTATCGAATAGGAAGGACAGGTTTTGAATCAAATGCCTGAAGTCGAATCTGCTTCAACGTGGTTGCCACGATCAACTTGATCTCAAATTTGGTAAATTCTCCACCCACACATCGTCTTGATCCTCCACCAAAAGGTAAGTACTCATAAGCCGAAAACTGTTGAGACAGAAAGCGTTCTGGGCGGAATGTATCGGGATCTGGATAGACTGTTGTACGATGATGAGCAAGATAGATCGAGGGAGAAATCACTGTCCCAATTGGTAATTCATAGCCATCGATCGAGAAAGGCTGCAATACCTGACGCGCAAAACACCCGATCGCCACTGGATAGATTCTCAAAGCTTCATGACAAACCGCGCTCAAATAAGGCAATCGAGCAATTTCCATTGGATCATCAATTCCTTCTAGTTCCTGCCTTAGCTTTTCTTGCACCGTTAAATCATGATGTATCCAGTACAACGCCCAAGCGATCGCAGAAGTCGTCGTTTCATATCCTGCTAAAACGAGCATCAGTAGCTCATCTCGAATCTCATCATCACTCAGCGGCTGATCAAATTCATCTCGGACTTGTAGTAACATTGCTAACACACTTGGATGTGCTTCTAGCAAAGTCGAGGTTCTTTGACGATCGATCTGCTGTTGAATTAATTGATTGATCTGCTGCTTTTGTTGAAGAAATCGTCCCCAAGGACTCCAACTTCCTAGATCAACGCGAAGTGCTGGAAATAACATTCCAACAGCACTCAGTGGCGATTCTACATCCTGAAAGAAACTATACAGAAG
It encodes:
- a CDS encoding outer membrane protein assembly factor BamD → MLRQITKIFYGHQRLQLNSCRFFWNNPILKKVLSICLLIVLAIGCASCDSEDISDLQSQIYYLRSQKTDLEQKIAAKEEALRKQSEQLYSMAKQYNSINAYELFLQNGYSLPDFKTKAVSYIYDLTRKADLIEGYQYFLKRYPNAPQAKEANHRLYEVVYKIAEKKNTLPAYTTFLSTFTAAPNDLRETALNNAVSLKCQELSQEYQKSISQKQNDETLRDFTVEVFREFTVDKIGRRIYEEAISNKDKGDNVSFSEDYNTILKCSLFNSSNTKFSLLRDAELSKEIENIENQLKQIRQDLAKSNELVLSQLSSIQSAQNFQNNYVQEISMIVKEQSHILKQMQEPLAWDANESAWQNFCRIGMNAASVLPVSELFFGGQSKA
- a CDS encoding RipA family octameric membrane protein, which translates into the protein MDKLDDLESKLFNKNYSDMSERESELLLEQYKLYVGMMDKISERRHQANAFFLSVNTTLVTALAGFITLFYKDKTQNVSIAMAGVAGVIFCLTWWRLIRSYSQLNTGKFKIIHLLEEKMPARLFAAEWEALKRGDGSKYTPFTHVETYIPLIFAGFYIALVLYVLLR
- a CDS encoding DUF6036 family nucleotidyltransferase, which translates into the protein MRPNIDPQKIERLMQVLGREAQGSGCIYFTGGASALLIGWRSSTVDIDIRLDPEPPGIFQEIAKIKQELNINIELASPQDFLPPLPGWRDRSLFIGKHGQISFYHYDFTAQALSKLSRGFDRDLNDVQAMYEQKLFSLEELRASFEAIAPELIRFPALNPDVLRSRVDNFIERSEGNSTEGQ
- a CDS encoding PAS domain S-box protein is translated as MMISIVEASDGAFVYVQAEFTHLFGFSLEGINKLGGFEALFCNQTVAEEIRSILMNGYPWTGIADLQAADGTSIEASLQITPIAEEVSEQVVGFVLFHTPLMAAKTFSVHQTLSIEHEITQILQASQMSLWRLNVQGQASWALNLDSVLGETELPLYSEFLNAVHPEDRAQFEEVLTRSQIMTAYEFAFRYFRRDGQLVWIKSRGEVAFDEDGQPLYLSGTLTDITWRKHAQHLRQLNHRRTNTLLKSLPEHVICVGRDGIYRRIISSNPDFAIVFPKEQVGASIYDVLRLETADRRMVYLQRSFVLHKPQTYEYQTVSADGQRYYLEESVVAIDAKPNGAATAGDEALILVRDITRHKQLEVALLASQIELQEKWVVDRLLKNIGAESRYATFLKRRGGDYVSCNQAFARLVGRSIQEICGKSDFELFPPKIAETLMQHDLAVLNSGKMLDFDEIFERDGLPRWCLVDRAPLYNEVGQLFGICGTAVEMRSF
- a CDS encoding cytochrome P450 — protein: MPDLPIGPEVPTLFWQLQGILNPLSLLREAHDRYGDVFRLPYTKFTAICVSSPTGLQSIFSASPEVLSSHQRGGIFDLILGQNALVFLEGREHQRHRRLIVPSFHGEALNQWGRDICSTTKYVFDQPQYQTVLPLRQPLKEIALRVILQVLFGGLRTPLLRELYHLLYSFFQDVESPLSAVGMLFPALRVDLGSWSPWGRFLQQKQQINQLIQQQIDRQRTSTLLEAHPSVLAMLLQVRDEFDQPLSDDEIRDELLMLVLAGYETTTSAIAWALYWIHHDLTVQEKLRQELEGIDDPMEIARLPYLSAVCHEALRIYPVAIGCFARQVLQPFSIDGYELPIGTVISPSIYLAHHRTTVYPDPDTFRPERFLSQQFSAYEYLPFGGGSRRCVGGEFTKFEIKLIVATTLKQIRLQAFDSKPVLPIRYGITMAPPVDLKLKVLPR